Proteins encoded by one window of Ulvibacter sp. MAR_2010_11:
- a CDS encoding glycosyltransferase, with amino-acid sequence MRIGLNPQKNKKDESTEFYHQVVVPVYIPNEEGYFEHGFTILKHCLESLFRTCHPKSFLTIVNNGSHPGVEAYLEMLYKDGKIHELIHTGNIGKINAVFKGISGHAFPLVTVTDADVLFLNGWQKATYEVFNEFPKTGFVSPTPLPKLLKYHTYDTIVSNLFSKKLQFTNPINPEALQAFATSIGNKEFYKQAHLNKILTLKGKSVTAAVGGGHFVATFRQEVFANLRERYSPYKLGGESVRVFLDQPVANKGYWRLSTETNFAFHMGNVAEPWMQERLANVIAENDIQVEMPNLKKMATPGPAHLFKRLLFEKFLVRGPIWRRFLRYKGLTKTEANEY; translated from the coding sequence ATGCGAATAGGCTTAAACCCTCAAAAGAATAAAAAGGACGAATCGACGGAGTTTTACCATCAGGTGGTGGTTCCCGTCTATATTCCCAATGAAGAGGGTTATTTTGAGCACGGGTTCACTATTTTGAAACACTGTCTTGAATCGCTGTTTCGAACATGTCATCCTAAATCGTTTCTTACCATAGTGAACAATGGAAGTCATCCCGGAGTTGAAGCATATCTGGAGATGCTTTACAAGGATGGGAAAATTCATGAATTAATTCATACAGGTAATATTGGAAAGATAAACGCTGTTTTTAAAGGTATTTCGGGGCATGCCTTCCCACTTGTCACGGTTACCGATGCGGACGTCCTGTTTTTAAATGGTTGGCAAAAAGCAACCTATGAAGTTTTTAATGAATTTCCCAAAACAGGCTTCGTTTCTCCCACTCCGTTGCCAAAATTGCTGAAATACCATACTTACGATACTATTGTTTCAAACTTATTTTCAAAGAAGCTTCAGTTTACAAATCCTATAAATCCTGAGGCATTGCAAGCTTTTGCCACAAGTATTGGTAATAAAGAATTCTATAAACAAGCCCATCTCAACAAAATTCTCACATTAAAAGGCAAATCTGTCACCGCTGCCGTTGGGGGTGGACATTTTGTTGCCACGTTCCGACAGGAAGTTTTTGCCAACCTAAGAGAACGATATTCTCCGTATAAGCTGGGTGGAGAGAGTGTACGAGTATTTTTAGATCAACCGGTGGCAAATAAAGGCTATTGGCGACTTTCAACCGAAACAAACTTTGCCTTTCATATGGGCAATGTAGCAGAACCCTGGATGCAGGAACGTTTGGCAAATGTCATTGCTGAAAACGATATTCAGGTTGAAATGCCAAATTTGAAGAAGATGGCAACACCGGGACCTGCACATCTATTTAAGAGACTCCTTTTTGAAAAATTCCTTGTTAGAGGGCCAATCTGGAGGCGATTTTTACGCTACAAAGGATTGACGAAAACTGAAGCCAACGAATATTAA
- a CDS encoding glycosyltransferase family 2 protein, which produces MIVPFLSIITVNFNNAEGLERTITSVVSQSFTDYEYLIIDGGSTDNSIAVVENFKKEITHWVSERDTGVFNAMNKGIAASKGQYLLFLNGGDVFTSKNVLKRFIEHPKFGGDIIYGDYQFENGEKRYPDVLPPDYFMRTSLPHQSTLFKRTVFETMGHYDEKYKIGADRAFYIKCQVAGNIEFRHVPVALSLFDLSGMSNDDQFSKEKEAEDMLLQKEGYGEKYELYKANIEVERRLKVAERNSFSGILKRIGKRIESLWKHPS; this is translated from the coding sequence ATGATTGTTCCTTTTCTCTCCATAATCACAGTGAATTTCAATAACGCCGAAGGGCTGGAGAGGACCATTACTTCGGTGGTTTCACAAAGCTTTACCGATTATGAATACTTAATTATCGATGGGGGTTCTACCGACAATAGTATAGCGGTTGTAGAAAATTTTAAGAAGGAAATCACGCATTGGGTAAGCGAACGAGATACGGGAGTTTTCAATGCCATGAACAAAGGAATTGCCGCTTCAAAGGGGCAATATCTACTTTTTTTAAACGGCGGGGATGTTTTCACTTCCAAAAATGTGTTGAAGCGTTTTATTGAACACCCAAAATTTGGTGGCGATATCATTTACGGAGATTACCAATTTGAAAACGGTGAAAAACGATATCCCGATGTGTTACCTCCCGACTATTTTATGCGAACTTCCCTTCCGCATCAAAGCACTTTGTTTAAAAGAACAGTATTTGAAACCATGGGGCACTACGACGAAAAATACAAAATAGGTGCCGACAGAGCGTTTTATATTAAATGTCAGGTAGCGGGGAATATAGAATTTAGGCATGTTCCCGTGGCTTTGTCCCTCTTCGATCTGTCGGGAATGAGTAACGATGATCAATTTTCGAAGGAGAAAGAGGCAGAAGATATGTTGTTGCAAAAAGAAGGATACGGCGAAAAATACGAATTGTATAAGGCAAACATAGAAGTCGAACGTCGATTAAAAGTTGCAGAGAGAAATTCGTTTTCGGGAATATTAAAACGAATTGGTAAAAGAATTGAAAGCTTATGGAAACACCCCTCGTAA
- a CDS encoding glycosyltransferase family 2 protein → METPLVSVIIPTYNRPAYLKEALDSVVDQTFTNFEILVVDDGSNVNYAEDICKNYLKCTYLYKPNGGLSSARNFGVRNAKGSLIAFLDDDDFWRTDKLEKQVKVLQQNKAVNLVHAAAAVVDIKSNPTGKIIGASKEKATNRSGKVFWNALGTWVVKSPTPLIRKEVFTPDLYFDESLKVGEDVDFYQRLFYRHKIEYIDEPLAFYRDFGADNRLSTQRKKYIGIEQKMIDNFKKMGIYNPLVLYKIRVRLLKQAIRNWNLAYPDNSIKINTFNLYLRPGYYLKHCFKPDLCE, encoded by the coding sequence ATGGAAACACCCCTCGTAAGTGTCATAATACCAACCTACAATCGGCCTGCGTATTTAAAAGAGGCTTTGGATAGTGTGGTCGATCAAACCTTTACTAATTTTGAAATACTGGTTGTGGATGATGGCTCAAATGTGAATTATGCTGAAGACATTTGCAAAAACTACCTGAAATGTACCTATTTGTACAAACCCAATGGGGGTTTATCTTCCGCAAGAAATTTTGGTGTTCGCAATGCAAAAGGGAGTTTGATTGCGTTTCTGGATGATGACGATTTTTGGAGAACTGATAAACTGGAAAAGCAAGTAAAAGTTCTTCAGCAAAATAAAGCCGTAAATCTGGTTCATGCCGCCGCTGCTGTAGTTGATATTAAAAGCAACCCAACCGGTAAAATTATAGGGGCCTCAAAAGAAAAGGCGACTAATAGGTCGGGTAAAGTATTTTGGAATGCACTTGGGACCTGGGTCGTAAAATCACCCACGCCCTTAATTCGGAAGGAAGTGTTTACCCCGGACTTGTATTTTGATGAATCGCTAAAAGTAGGGGAAGATGTTGATTTTTATCAGCGACTTTTCTACAGACACAAAATTGAATATATAGACGAACCCTTGGCTTTCTATAGAGATTTTGGCGCCGATAACCGACTGTCAACACAACGGAAAAAATACATAGGGATTGAACAGAAGATGATTGATAATTTTAAAAAGATGGGAATTTACAATCCTCTTGTGTTGTACAAAATTCGTGTTCGCCTATTAAAACAGGCCATTCGCAACTGGAATTTGGCGTATCCAGATAATTCAATCAAAATAAATACCTTTAACCTATATCTACGACCCGGTTATTATTTGAAACATTGTTTTAAACCCGATTTATGCGAATAG